A single region of the Pseudomonas sp. B21-023 genome encodes:
- a CDS encoding carboxymuconolactone decarboxylase family protein: MHDRIEWAKHSPEAYKAMIGLEQALVASGLEHSLLELIRLRASQVNGCAYCVNMHANDARKAGETEARLQTLSVWRETRYFTPRERAALAWVESLTRLPERGAPQDEYQALLEHFSAKEIANLTLAIATINAWNRFGVGFAMVPA, from the coding sequence ATGCATGACCGTATCGAATGGGCCAAGCACTCGCCGGAAGCCTACAAGGCCATGATCGGCCTCGAACAGGCGCTGGTCGCCTCCGGCCTGGAACACTCGCTGCTGGAGCTGATCCGCCTGCGCGCCTCGCAGGTCAATGGCTGCGCCTACTGCGTCAACATGCACGCCAACGATGCGCGCAAGGCCGGTGAAACCGAGGCGCGCCTGCAGACCCTGAGCGTCTGGCGCGAGACCCGCTACTTCACTCCCCGCGAACGTGCCGCCCTGGCCTGGGTCGAGAGCCTGACCCGCCTCCCGGAGCGCGGCGCGCCGCAAGACGAGTACCAGGCGTTGCTCGAGCACTTCAGCGCCAAGGAAATCGCCAACCTGACCTTGGCCATCGCCACCATCAATGCCTGGAACCGCTTCGGCGTGGGCTTTGCGATGGTGCCGGCTTAA
- the argE gene encoding acetylornithine deacetylase has translation MSEASSRVLLERLVGFATVSRNSNLELIAFIRDYLAGFGVHSELFHNDEGTKANLFATIGPLDRGGVVLSGHTDVVPVDGQAWSVEPFRLSERDGRLYGRGTADMKGFIASVLAAVPAFLAQPLKMPVHLAFSYDEEVGCLGVRSMLAAVAQRPHKPRLCLIGEPTELKPVLGHKGKLAMRCEVHGAACHSAYAPYGVNAIEYAARLIGKLGEIGDELAHPEHHDGRFDPPFSTVQTGVIKGGRALNIVPEECEFDFEVRALPGFEAQAVADRLQTYAEAELLPRMRAVNAASAIRLRPLSAYPGLATPAASEAAQLVALLSGSDDFGTVAFGTEGGLFDQAGIPTVVCGPGSMEQGHKPDEFVSVEQLRGCDAMLRRLVEYLTQA, from the coding sequence ATGAGTGAAGCGAGCAGTCGCGTGCTGCTGGAGCGGCTGGTCGGCTTCGCCACGGTCAGCCGTAATTCCAACCTGGAGCTGATCGCCTTCATTCGCGATTATCTAGCCGGGTTTGGCGTTCACAGCGAGCTGTTCCACAACGATGAAGGCACCAAGGCCAACCTGTTCGCCACGATAGGCCCGCTTGACCGGGGCGGCGTGGTGCTGTCCGGGCACACCGATGTGGTGCCGGTCGACGGCCAGGCCTGGAGCGTCGAACCGTTTCGCCTGAGCGAGCGCGACGGGCGCCTGTATGGCCGTGGCACGGCCGACATGAAGGGCTTCATCGCCTCGGTGCTGGCGGCGGTGCCGGCGTTTCTTGCCCAACCCCTGAAGATGCCGGTGCACCTGGCGTTCTCCTATGACGAGGAAGTCGGCTGCCTGGGCGTGCGTTCGATGTTGGCGGCCGTGGCGCAGCGCCCGCACAAGCCGCGGCTGTGCCTGATTGGCGAGCCCACCGAGCTCAAGCCGGTGCTCGGCCACAAGGGCAAGCTGGCCATGCGCTGCGAGGTGCACGGTGCCGCCTGCCATTCGGCCTATGCCCCCTATGGGGTCAACGCCATCGAGTACGCGGCGCGGTTGATCGGCAAACTGGGCGAGATCGGTGATGAGCTGGCGCATCCCGAGCATCACGACGGGCGTTTCGACCCGCCGTTCTCCACAGTGCAGACCGGGGTGATCAAGGGTGGACGGGCGTTGAACATCGTTCCCGAGGAATGCGAATTCGACTTCGAAGTACGCGCCTTGCCAGGCTTTGAAGCCCAGGCGGTGGCCGACCGCCTGCAAACCTACGCCGAGGCCGAGCTGCTGCCGCGCATGCGTGCGGTGAATGCGGCCAGTGCGATTCGCTTGCGGCCATTGAGCGCCTACCCGGGGCTGGCCACGCCTGCCGCCAGCGAGGCCGCGCAACTGGTGGCGTTGCTCAGTGGCTCGGATGACTTCGGCACGGTGGCGTTCGGCACCGAGGGCGGGTTGTTCGACCAGGCGGGGATTCCCACCGTGGTTTGCGGGCCGGGGAGCATGGAGCAGGGGCACAAGCCCGATGAGTTCGTCAGCGTCGAGCAGTTGCGTGGCTGCGATGCGATGCTGCGGCGCTTGGTCGAGTACCTGACGCAGGCATGA
- a CDS encoding DUF1028 domain-containing protein yields the protein MTFSIIGRCQETGQVGIAISSSSIAVGARCPWVRAGVGAVATQNITLPALGPQILDALEQGQLPPAAALDRVLSANGWSEYRQVTVIDSQGQVALFTGKEALGTHNAVAGEQCAAAGNLLSSQTVIAAMVAAFEQAGGHLADRLLAAMHAAMAAGGEAGPVHSAALKIAGELTWPLVDLRVDWTEQDPIAELDSLWQAYRPQMQDYVTRALNPTAAPSYGVPGDE from the coding sequence ATGACCTTCTCCATCATCGGCCGCTGCCAGGAAACCGGCCAGGTCGGCATCGCCATCAGTTCTTCGAGCATCGCCGTCGGCGCCCGTTGCCCGTGGGTGCGCGCCGGGGTCGGTGCCGTGGCCACGCAGAACATCACCTTACCGGCCCTCGGCCCGCAGATCCTTGATGCCCTGGAACAAGGCCAGCTGCCGCCTGCCGCGGCGCTGGACCGGGTGCTGAGTGCCAATGGCTGGAGCGAGTATCGCCAGGTCACGGTGATCGACAGCCAGGGGCAGGTGGCGCTGTTCACCGGCAAGGAAGCGCTGGGCACGCACAATGCGGTGGCGGGCGAGCAATGCGCGGCAGCCGGCAACCTGCTGTCGTCGCAGACGGTGATCGCGGCCATGGTCGCGGCGTTCGAGCAGGCTGGTGGCCATCTGGCTGATCGTCTGCTGGCGGCCATGCACGCGGCAATGGCGGCCGGGGGCGAGGCGGGGCCGGTGCACTCGGCGGCCTTGAAAATCGCCGGCGAGCTGACCTGGCCGCTGGTTGACCTGCGGGTGGACTGGACCGAGCAGGACCCGATCGCCGAACTGGACTCCCTATGGCAAGCCTATCGCCCGCAGATGCAGGACTATGTGACCCGCGCGCTGAACCCGACCGCCGCGCCCAGCTACGGAGTGCCCGGCGATGAGTGA
- a CDS encoding NAD(P)/FAD-dependent oxidoreductase translates to MTLNNIEIDTLVVGAGQAGVAMSEHLSKLGVPHLVLERKRIAEAWRTGRWDSLVANGPAWHDRFPGLEFDLDADAFAGKDQVADYFEQYVRKYNLPVRTGVEVRQVVRNADRPGFTIETNQGVIHANRVVAATGPFQRPVIPAIAPKDEGLHQIHSAAYYNPGQLPEGAVLVVGAGSSGVQIAEELMRAGRQVYLSVGAHDRPPRSYRNRDFCWWLGVLGEWDAEIAKPGREHVTIAVSGARGGHTVDFRALAHQGMTLVGLTQSFEGGVARFQDNLAENINRGDENYLALLDAADAYVERNGLDLPQEPEARKRLPDPACVSNPLRELDLAQANVNTIIWATGYGVDFSWLQVDAFDANGKPQHQRGVSKEPGVYFLGLPWLSRRGSSFIWGVWHDAKHVAGHIATQRTYLAYRDREQRAADEQQPLISNISTFGAH, encoded by the coding sequence ATGACACTGAACAACATCGAAATCGACACCCTCGTAGTCGGCGCCGGCCAAGCCGGCGTGGCCATGAGCGAACACCTGAGCAAGCTTGGCGTGCCGCACCTGGTGCTGGAGCGCAAGCGCATCGCCGAGGCCTGGCGCACCGGGCGCTGGGATTCGCTGGTGGCCAACGGGCCGGCCTGGCACGACCGCTTCCCGGGCCTTGAATTCGACCTCGACGCCGACGCCTTCGCCGGCAAGGACCAGGTCGCCGACTACTTCGAGCAGTACGTGCGCAAATACAACCTGCCGGTGCGCACCGGCGTCGAGGTCAGGCAGGTGGTGCGCAACGCCGACCGCCCGGGCTTCACCATCGAAACCAACCAGGGCGTGATCCACGCCAACCGCGTGGTGGCCGCCACCGGCCCGTTCCAGCGCCCGGTGATCCCGGCCATCGCGCCAAAGGACGAAGGCCTGCACCAGATCCACTCCGCCGCCTACTACAACCCCGGGCAACTGCCTGAAGGCGCGGTGCTGGTGGTGGGCGCCGGCTCCTCCGGCGTGCAGATCGCCGAGGAGCTGATGCGCGCCGGGCGCCAGGTGTACCTGTCGGTGGGTGCCCACGACCGCCCGCCACGCAGCTACCGCAACCGTGATTTCTGCTGGTGGCTGGGCGTGCTCGGCGAATGGGATGCCGAGATCGCCAAGCCCGGCCGCGAGCATGTGACCATCGCCGTGTCCGGCGCCCGTGGTGGCCACACCGTGGACTTCCGCGCCCTCGCCCACCAGGGCATGACCCTGGTCGGCCTGACCCAGTCGTTCGAGGGCGGCGTGGCGCGCTTCCAGGACAACCTGGCCGAGAACATCAACCGCGGCGACGAGAACTACCTGGCCCTGCTGGACGCCGCCGACGCCTATGTCGAACGCAACGGCCTGGACCTGCCGCAAGAGCCCGAAGCGCGCAAGCGCCTGCCCGACCCTGCCTGCGTCAGCAACCCGCTGCGCGAGCTGGACCTGGCCCAGGCCAACGTCAACACCATCATCTGGGCCACCGGCTACGGCGTGGACTTCAGCTGGCTGCAGGTGGACGCCTTCGACGCCAATGGCAAGCCGCAGCACCAGCGTGGCGTGTCGAAAGAACCAGGCGTGTACTTCCTCGGCCTGCCCTGGCTGTCGCGCCGTGGCTCTTCGTTCATCTGGGGCGTGTGGCACGACGCCAAGCACGTCGCCGGTCACATCGCCACCCAGCGTACCTACCTGGCTTACCGCGACCGCGAGCAGCGCGCGGCAGATGAGCAGCAACCCTTGATCAGCAACATCAGCACTTTCGGAGCCCACTGA
- a CDS encoding RidA family protein, with amino-acid sequence MPTHTRIRMFNTKATYPNQTLDNDLCQAVRAGNTIYVRGQVGTDFEGRLVGLGDPQAQAEQAMKNVKQLLEEAGSDLSHIVKTTTYITDPRFREPVYKEVGKWLKGVFPISTGLVVAGLAQAEWLMEIDVIAVVPDQL; translated from the coding sequence ATGCCTACTCACACTCGCATCCGCATGTTCAACACCAAGGCCACCTACCCCAACCAGACCCTGGACAATGACCTGTGCCAGGCGGTGCGCGCCGGCAACACCATCTACGTGCGCGGGCAGGTCGGCACCGATTTCGAAGGCCGCCTGGTCGGCCTGGGCGACCCGCAGGCGCAGGCCGAACAGGCGATGAAGAACGTCAAGCAGTTGCTTGAAGAGGCAGGTTCGGACCTGTCGCATATCGTCAAGACCACCACCTACATCACCGACCCACGGTTCCGTGAGCCGGTGTACAAGGAAGTGGGCAAGTGGCTCAAGGGCGTGTTCCCGATTTCCACCGGGTTGGTGGTGGCGGGGTTGGCGCAGGCCGAGTGGCTGATGGAGATCGATGTGATCGCGGTGGTGCCGGATCAGCTGTGA
- a CDS encoding pirin family protein, with product MKKIQGIHRSPNAHWVGDGFPVRSLFTYDHLARHISPFLLLDYAGPHDFAPTTARRGVGQHPHRGFETVTIVYQGELEHRDSTGAGGLIGPGDVQWMTAAGGIIHEEFHSPAFAQRGGTLEMVQLWVNLPARDKRAAAGYQTLLANDIPVVTLEGEAGSLRVIAGRYLDHQGPARTFTEMDVWDLRLKAGATLQLPAAAGRNAALVVLRGTLRVNDEREAGAASLVLLERDGDGVRLEALADVSVLLLSGEPIDEPIVGYGPFVMNSQAEIAESFDDFQAGRFGQMGGTERGVRQ from the coding sequence ATGAAAAAGATCCAGGGTATCCACCGCAGCCCCAACGCCCACTGGGTGGGCGACGGCTTCCCGGTGCGCAGCCTGTTCACCTACGACCACCTGGCGCGGCATATCAGCCCGTTCCTGCTGCTCGATTATGCCGGGCCGCATGACTTCGCCCCGACCACTGCACGGCGTGGTGTCGGCCAGCACCCGCACCGCGGTTTCGAGACCGTCACCATCGTCTACCAGGGCGAACTGGAGCACCGCGACTCCACTGGTGCGGGCGGTCTGATCGGGCCGGGCGACGTGCAATGGATGACCGCCGCGGGCGGCATCATCCACGAGGAGTTCCATTCCCCGGCATTCGCCCAGCGCGGCGGCACGCTGGAGATGGTGCAGCTGTGGGTCAACCTGCCAGCCAGGGACAAGCGCGCCGCAGCGGGCTACCAGACGCTGTTGGCCAACGACATTCCCGTGGTGACACTGGAAGGCGAGGCGGGCAGCCTGCGGGTGATCGCCGGGCGTTACCTTGACCATCAGGGGCCGGCGCGCACCTTTACCGAGATGGACGTCTGGGACCTGCGCTTGAAGGCGGGTGCCACGCTGCAACTGCCGGCGGCCGCCGGGCGCAATGCCGCGCTGGTGGTGCTGCGCGGCACGCTGCGGGTCAACGATGAGCGCGAAGCCGGTGCGGCCAGCCTGGTATTGCTGGAGCGCGACGGTGACGGCGTGCGCCTCGAGGCACTGGCGGACGTCAGCGTGCTGCTGCTCAGCGGCGAGCCGATCGACGAGCCCATCGTCGGGTATGGCCCGTTCGTGATGAACAGCCAGGCCGAGATCGCCGAATCGTTCGATGATTTCCAGGCCGGGCGGTTCGGGCAGATGGGAGGTACCGAGCGCGGCGTCCGACAATGA
- the pgm gene encoding phosphoglucomutase (alpha-D-glucose-1,6-bisphosphate-dependent) produces the protein MTLSPLAGKPAPASVLVDIPRLLTAYYTGRPDAAVAAQRVAFGTSGHRGTSFELSFNEYHVLAITQAICLYRQEKGIDGPLFIGADTHALSAPAAASALEVLAANGVQVMLSKDDEYTPTPAVSHAILCYNRGRQQGLADGIVITPSHNPPQSGGFKYNPPNGGPADSDVTKWIEAKANELLAANLAGVKRMDYQQALAAPTTQRHDYVSSYVADLENVIDFDVIRSANLRLGVDPLGGAGVRYWSAIAEHYQLNLEVVNTEVDPTFRFMTVDWDGQIRMDPSSPYAMQGLIGLRERFDVAFACDPDHDRHGIVTADGLLQPNNYLAVAIDYLYRNRPQWRSDAAVGKTVVSSGLIDRVTAGLGRELYEVPVGFKFFAQGLFDGSLGFGGEESAGASFLRKDGSVWATDKDGLIPALLAAEMTARTGRNPSQIYADLTAKLGKPYATRVEAKADARQKALLSKLAPEQVKSTELAGEPIQQILSHAPGNNQAIGGLKVMTENGWFAARPSGTEDIYKIYAESFIDEAHLNRLVAEAQVLVDAAIA, from the coding sequence ATGACGCTCAGTCCTTTGGCAGGCAAGCCGGCTCCGGCCAGCGTGCTGGTCGATATCCCCCGCCTGTTGACCGCTTACTACACCGGCCGTCCTGACGCCGCGGTGGCGGCCCAGCGCGTGGCCTTCGGCACCTCGGGCCACCGCGGCACTTCGTTCGAACTGAGCTTCAACGAATACCATGTGCTGGCGATCACCCAGGCCATCTGCCTGTATCGCCAGGAGAAAGGCATCGACGGCCCGTTGTTCATCGGTGCCGATACCCACGCGTTGTCCGCCCCGGCCGCCGCCAGCGCCCTGGAGGTGTTGGCCGCCAACGGCGTGCAGGTGATGTTGAGCAAGGACGACGAGTACACGCCGACACCGGCAGTGTCCCATGCCATCCTCTGTTACAACCGTGGCCGCCAGCAGGGCCTGGCCGACGGCATCGTCATCACCCCGTCGCACAACCCGCCGCAGAGCGGCGGCTTCAAGTACAACCCGCCCAACGGCGGCCCGGCCGACAGCGACGTGACCAAGTGGATCGAGGCCAAGGCGAACGAGCTGCTGGCGGCGAACCTGGCCGGCGTCAAGCGCATGGACTACCAGCAGGCGCTGGCGGCGCCGACCACTCAGCGCCACGACTACGTGAGCAGCTATGTCGCCGACCTGGAAAACGTCATCGACTTCGACGTGATCCGCAGCGCCAACCTGCGCCTGGGCGTCGATCCATTGGGCGGTGCCGGCGTGCGCTACTGGTCGGCCATCGCCGAGCACTACCAGCTGAACCTGGAAGTGGTGAACACCGAGGTCGATCCGACCTTCCGCTTCATGACCGTCGACTGGGACGGGCAGATCCGCATGGACCCGTCCTCGCCTTACGCCATGCAAGGCCTGATCGGCCTGCGCGAGCGGTTCGACGTGGCCTTCGCCTGTGACCCGGACCACGACCGCCACGGCATCGTCACCGCCGATGGCCTGCTGCAGCCGAACAACTACCTGGCCGTGGCAATCGACTACCTGTACCGCAACCGCCCGCAATGGCGCAGCGATGCCGCCGTGGGCAAGACCGTGGTCTCCAGCGGCCTGATCGACCGCGTCACCGCTGGCCTGGGCCGTGAGCTTTACGAAGTGCCGGTGGGCTTCAAGTTCTTCGCCCAGGGCCTGTTCGACGGCTCGCTGGGCTTTGGTGGCGAAGAGAGCGCGGGCGCCTCGTTCCTGCGCAAGGACGGCTCTGTCTGGGCCACCGACAAGGACGGCCTGATTCCGGCGCTGCTGGCGGCCGAGATGACCGCCCGCACCGGGCGCAACCCGAGCCAGATCTACGCCGACCTGACCGCCAAGCTGGGCAAGCCGTACGCCACCCGTGTCGAGGCCAAGGCCGACGCTCGGCAGAAGGCGTTGCTGAGCAAGCTGGCGCCGGAACAGGTCAAGTCCACCGAGCTTGCCGGCGAGCCGATCCAGCAGATCCTCAGCCATGCGCCGGGTAACAACCAGGCCATTGGCGGCCTGAAGGTGATGACCGAGAACGGCTGGTTCGCCGCGCGGCCGTCCGGTACCGAGGATATCTACAAGATCTACGCCGAAAGCTTCATCGACGAGGCGCACCTCAACCGCCTGGTGGCCGAAGCCCAAGTGTTGGTGGACGCGGCGATCGCCTGA